Genomic window (Gemmatimonadota bacterium):
GTCTCGCCCTTAAACAGTACTGTCAGATCAGTGGATGCTACTTTTCTGAGCTGAATTTGAAATTCGTGCAGGGCCGTACTCTGACCAATGAATTCTTTGCTCCCCTGACTGTTAAGAGCAGTCGTTAGAGCTTCGATACGCGGATCCTCTTCTACCAGGAGTTGCACCTGCGCGATCTCCGAGTGATTGAGGTCGCGATCTATTGCCCTGACTTGAAAGGTGTAATCGTCCGGTGGCAGGTCCCGGTAATGCGCCCGCATCTTTCGAGTCGCAGGCTGCCAGTCAGAATCGTATCCCTTCAGGCGATAGACATAGAGCATGTCGCGGGGATGGGTGGAAAAACTCAGCCCCTTATACTCGAAAATTACCTGCTGACCTGCCGTGGACAAGATGATATTCTCATAAACATGATCGGCGTTCACTTGCAGCAGGCGAATCTGAGGCGAAGTTTGCCGCTGACGATAGCGCACCAGAGAACTTTGGACGGTACCAAACCAGAAGTTTCCATCGCGATCTTCGAGTATCTGAGAAACTGATCCTATATACGGCGACTTGATAGTCTGAAAAAGTTGACCATCGTAGTGAGCCACGCCGCCGTCTGTGCCGAGCCAGAGGTGGCCTTGTCGATCCTCAAGCAAACAACGGATGCGATCACTCGGCAAACCGTCTGCTGTTGTGAAGTTGTGAAAGACGTTGCCATCAAAGAAACTCAGACCGCTCTGAGTAGCAACCCACAGGTTGCCAGCGCGGTCTAAGAGCAGATCAGTGATCTGGTGGTCTATCAGCCCATCTTCCATCCCATAAAATTTAAGACCATCTTTGGGATGCCAGCGCGCAAAGCCTTTGTAGTTATCGGAGAAATTTTGGTGCGTGAGATGGAAATAGACCTCGCTGTTGCGCCCGGCAATCACAGTGCCGATGCTGCTAAAAGGATCTTTCTTTTCATTCTCTACAAAAATGGTCTGGAATTCCTCCCCTCGCTGATAAGTGAGCGTCAATGCGCTGGCAAAAATATTTTCTCTTTTTGTTCCTGTGCTGTTCTCCCAATACCCCAAAAGGAATCCTCCTTGCGCGTCCTGGGTGATTGCACTAACACTTTTTCCGTCTAAATCTGCGATTGTTTCTATTTTTTTAACCTTCTGCCCATCGTAGCGGAACAGCCCGTTGCGGCCGCCAAACCACAGATACCCTTCGTGGTCTTCGTAGATGGCAAAACAGTTGTTGATATCAAAGTCATACTCGGTACCTGCAAATGCAACGTGCTCGCCATCGAAGCGAAAGACGCTTTTGGTCAAGGGATTGAGAAGGTAAACGACACACCCGACCCATATATCGCCTCGCCGGTCTTGCACGAGTTGCGAGACCTCACTCACGTTTGAGGAGAGCTCCGTACTGAGATCGAAAACACTGATCTGTGTATCGTAAAGTCCGACGCCACCCCAGGTGGCGAACCAATACTGATGATCGCGATCTCGAAACACAGATTTGACTGCGGGATGGGGCAAGCCATCGGCAGGGGTAAATCTGTTGAACCCATCACCGTCCTGATAGAGTACTCCCTCAGAAGTACTGAACCACATCCGACCTGTACAGTCGCACTGAATTTTGCGTAATTTACCACCCAAATCTACCTGAACAGACTGGAAAGAACCATCGGCATAGCACCAGAGCCCGTCTCGATGTCCAAGCCGACCGATCCACACCTTGCCAGCAGGATCCTTGCCCACAGAATAGACGTTTCCATCTCGAGGAAATCCCTCTTTCTCATCATAGCGGTGAAAGGACTGACCATCGAAGCGAATGGGGTAGTCAAAACCAAACCACAGGTGGCCTTGCGGATCCTGGGTAATACCCCAACACAGGTTGGACCACTGAGGAGAAGGCGGCTGCTCGTAGTGCTGAAGATAGAGCGGAATCAGGTCGTGGAACACAGTGCCGTCGTAATATCCCAGAGTGCGGTGCCCACCAAACCATACACGTCCCTCACCGTCTTCGTAAATGCTCTGCACAGTTCGATCTGCGATCCCATTGTCCTCCAAATGGTGGAAATCTGCTCCGTCGTACCAGCAGAGACCATTTAGTGTACCGAACCACAATCGCCTCTGACTGTCCTGTGACACAAAATAAACGCTGTCACTAATAAGACCGTCCTGTCGTGTAAAATTTCGAAACTCGTCTCCGTCGAAGCGACTAACGCCGTTGTCCCATGTGGCGAACCAGAGATAACCCTCGTTATCCTCAACAATGTGTTCAACGCGCATCCCGGCCAGGCCATCAGCTATGGAATAAGTTCGCCAGGTACCTGTGCGGTCAAGTGATTTGATCATCAAAAAGAACCTTATAATAAAAAAACAGGTTTATAGTGTATCTCACATTTGCAAACTAAATAATAATAATGCTTTCTAAATATCCAAGGATAAAATACGTCTCGATCATTTGCCAAAATTTCTGGTAAAAAGTTCGGGGACTGGTTTTGCTGATCGCTGATTGCTCAATCGGAAAACGGGACGCCGTGACCTTGCCCGTAGAACCAGATCATATCGACAAAGAACGAGATGCCCGCGCCCACGTAGTATCCCATGATCAATCCGAGGAAGAAGGGCCGGGCACTGCGATAGGTTCTGCTGCCGCCAAAACGCAGGATCGCGAGTTTGCTCAACCAGCCCAGGAAAATGGGAAAGATTACATGGGTCACGGGATACGCAGGTCCGGTTGCCAGTCCCAGTGGGTGCAGGGGCCACCAGGTGTAGCGGTAGCGCAAGAAGTACAGGAGAGCAGCAAAGGCGATGCCGCTGGTGAAGAAGGCCATTTTGCGCCAGTCGGGGTTGACGGGATCTCTTGCGTATTTGACCACAAAGTCCCAGGGTCCGCGCGCTAAGCCTCCGGAGATTTGCGATCCGTAATTGCCCGCGCCGCCTTCATACCCCATGGATATGATATACAAACAGGATGCGACAATGCCCACGCCCATTGCCAGGCACATGGCCCAGACGAGTTGCCGTTTGTGGTGCTGGATGGTGTCAAATAGACGGACGGAGTGGGTCAATGCGGGCATGAGCGTTGTTTTCATGTCGCCGCACCAGCCAAATGACATGCCGAGTGCGACCATGGTCTGTGCAGATAGCCGCGTGGTCCCAAATGTGAACATGATAAATGTTTGCGGTACCATGACGGCTCGGATGGTGATGACGCCGGTTTCGGCGATGATGCGCGAGATCCCGATATAGACGACCATCATGACGATGAGAAATACCGCGATGACCCACAGGCCCATGCCCGAGGCGTAAAACCAACAGGACATGTAAAGCAGCCCGCCCAATAAGCCAAAGACTGCGCTCCGATAGGAGAGCAATTCGTCTGAGTCATCGATTTTTGCATCGCCTTTGAATGCTTTGCGAAAGACATCTCGCAAATGCGACCGCGCTATCCAAAGTCCCCAGCCGACTACGGTAAACCACACGCCGATCATTTGCCAGCCCACGGGTACAAAGGAGGTGCCAGCAAAATTTGCTTCTGAAATTATGACGCCGAATCGGTTGAATAATCCCTCTTCAATTACCGCGAGAAGGTAGAAAAAGCAGATGCTAAACGAGATGTCTAAGTTGATAAAGTAGGCAAATCCCACAATGGGCCAGTAGAGGTTCATGCGAATTGCCTGAAAATCTCGCCCGAAGGATATGGCTTCAAACCGCCAGGGAAATACGGGAAATGTGGGGTTAAAATAGGATACGATGTTCCATAGTATGCCGAAGATCGAAAAAGAAAAGCCCATCCAGAATAGCGGCGAGCGCATAAATGGTGGCAAGCGGGATGGTGTATCGCCTTCCTCAACCATTGCGAGGGGCAATTCCATGAGGGCGTAGTCCAATCGCTCGTATTCGATCCATTGCTTGCGCAGGATTATTGCTGTACACAACAAGACCGCGCAGAGTGCCGCGAGCAGGCTC
Coding sequences:
- a CDS encoding sigma 54-interacting transcriptional regulator — its product is MIKSLDRTGTWRTYSIADGLAGMRVEHIVEDNEGYLWFATWDNGVSRFDGDEFRNFTRQDGLISDSVYFVSQDSQRRLWFGTLNGLCWYDGADFHHLEDNGIADRTVQSIYEDGEGRVWFGGHRTLGYYDGTVFHDLIPLYLQHYEQPPSPQWSNLCWGITQDPQGHLWFGFDYPIRFDGQSFHRYDEKEGFPRDGNVYSVGKDPAGKVWIGRLGHRDGLWCYADGSFQSVQVDLGGKLRKIQCDCTGRMWFSTSEGVLYQDGDGFNRFTPADGLPHPAVKSVFRDRDHQYWFATWGGVGLYDTQISVFDLSTELSSNVSEVSQLVQDRRGDIWVGCVVYLLNPLTKSVFRFDGEHVAFAGTEYDFDINNCFAIYEDHEGYLWFGGRNGLFRYDGQKVKKIETIADLDGKSVSAITQDAQGGFLLGYWENSTGTKRENIFASALTLTYQRGEEFQTIFVENEKKDPFSSIGTVIAGRNSEVYFHLTHQNFSDNYKGFARWHPKDGLKFYGMEDGLIDHQITDLLLDRAGNLWVATQSGLSFFDGNVFHNFTTADGLPSDRIRCLLEDRQGHLWLGTDGGVAHYDGQLFQTIKSPYIGSVSQILEDRDGNFWFGTVQSSLVRYRQRQTSPQIRLLQVNADHVYENIILSTAGQQVIFEYKGLSFSTHPRDMLYVYRLKGYDSDWQPATRKMRAHYRDLPPDDYTFQVRAIDRDLNHSEIAQVQLLVEEDPRIEALTTALNSQGSKEFIGQSTALHEFQIQLRKVASTDLTVLFKGETGVGKGLAARALHTLSAHRDGPFMQVNCGALPATLIDSELFGHERGAFTSAVVRRLGKVELAKGGTLFLDEVGDMSLETQARMLRLLDEGTFERIGGSETLEARTRIVAATNRDLEEMISAGNFREDLYYRLNTFPIYLPPLRERKEDIPDLSEYFKNRMAAHIGKQLDPLTSEVIEVLQAYNWPGNVRELEHTIQRAVTVCNGLQIEVGDLGLYGSQIKGTVQDHKRRTLPDQAGEIMPLDEFERDYILKVLKVTKWKIKGADGAATLLGLPPSTLYTKMKKLGIKRLSQRTL